A single genomic interval of Pelagerythrobacter marensis harbors:
- a CDS encoding RNA polymerase sigma factor, giving the protein MSASFDKDLLALLPRLRRFATGLAGTPADGDDLCQMTLERALANRQKWREGTRLDSWVYRIMRNIWIDEGRAATRHRQTFVADEAGLAVGADGAQESTVELSMVDRAMQSLPPDQREAVLLVMVEGYAYKEAAEIVGCPVGTLNSRLVRGRDALLELLGEAS; this is encoded by the coding sequence CTGAGCGCATCGTTCGACAAGGACTTGCTGGCCCTGCTACCCCGGTTGCGCCGCTTCGCGACCGGGCTGGCCGGCACCCCCGCGGACGGTGACGATCTCTGTCAGATGACGCTCGAGCGCGCTTTGGCGAACCGGCAGAAATGGCGGGAGGGCACACGGCTCGACAGTTGGGTGTATCGCATCATGCGCAATATCTGGATCGACGAAGGCCGGGCCGCCACGCGACACAGGCAGACGTTCGTGGCGGACGAAGCCGGCCTGGCGGTCGGCGCCGACGGTGCCCAGGAATCGACGGTCGAGCTGTCGATGGTGGATCGCGCGATGCAGTCGCTTCCGCCCGATCAGCGCGAAGCCGTGCTGCTGGTGATGGTCGAAGGCTATGCCTACAAGGAAGCGGCCGAGATCGTCGGCTGCCCGGTGGGGACGCTGAATTCGCGCCTGGTTCGCGGGCGCGACGCGCTGCTCGAACTGCTGGGAGAGGCATCATGA
- a CDS encoding cytochrome b has translation MIRALRDWADRYRSRGKYTPVGVAFHWLMAGVVLYQLFTGWMMQRNLAGADKLEAYADHSQIGLTLLLFGVLRLTWRLMVPGPINDADQPGWRADAAHAIHAAFYALFVIVPISGWIMWSAIQPARPLYLAGIVPVPAMPFQTLDVEWQYRLLDMAEDVHVVGIVALTLLVPAHAAAAIKHHFWDRDDVFEGMLPEVPDDYGHPSGPRYSPKEAPARARADDG, from the coding sequence ATGATCCGCGCCCTGCGCGACTGGGCGGACCGGTACCGCAGCCGGGGCAAATATACGCCCGTCGGGGTGGCGTTCCACTGGCTCATGGCCGGCGTCGTGCTCTACCAGCTGTTCACCGGCTGGATGATGCAGCGCAACCTGGCCGGCGCGGACAAGCTGGAGGCCTATGCCGATCACAGCCAGATCGGCCTGACGCTGCTGCTGTTCGGCGTCTTGCGCCTGACCTGGCGGCTGATGGTGCCCGGGCCGATCAACGACGCGGACCAGCCGGGCTGGCGCGCCGATGCGGCCCATGCCATTCATGCCGCATTCTACGCCCTGTTCGTGATTGTCCCGATTTCGGGATGGATCATGTGGTCGGCGATTCAGCCCGCCCGCCCGCTCTATCTTGCGGGAATTGTTCCCGTCCCCGCCATGCCGTTCCAGACGCTCGACGTCGAATGGCAATATCGGCTGCTCGACATGGCGGAGGACGTGCATGTCGTCGGCATCGTCGCGCTCACCCTGCTCGTTCCGGCGCACGCGGCGGCGGCGATCAAGCACCATTTCTGGGATCGGGACGACGTGTTCGAGGGCATGTTGCCGGAAGTCCCCGACGATTACGGCCATCCGTCAGGGCCGCGCTATAGTCCGAAAGAGGCGCCAGCTCGCGCTCGTGCAGACGATGGCTGA
- a CDS encoding PRC-barrel domain-containing protein: MKKLLLAASALSFMAVPQAQAQLLSGSGIGQVTGSIGSPLDTVRSLPGETLRSTVRGEARGEARGEARTRGSQRVDRRSGRVSADRSIDTDVTAATSDLLETPLGSTRGSASGNAAASGSGRAEAQLVGTDAVGAVAGEGVQQVRGGVAAVRNVAVPAATGARDSATGVAGQAMGAASAAGSASGSGSAAGEGSANGLGGVFAAAGSAAAAGEGAFAVAPGMPVVAPDGATVGTVSQVVSDSRGRVEQVIVETRGRDLAIPAGNLAAGADALVIAQGAGSVAATDD, encoded by the coding sequence ATGAAAAAGCTTCTTCTTGCCGCTTCGGCTCTCTCGTTCATGGCCGTGCCCCAGGCGCAGGCCCAGCTGCTTTCGGGCAGCGGTATCGGCCAGGTGACCGGCTCCATCGGTTCCCCGCTCGACACGGTTCGCAGCCTGCCCGGCGAAACCCTGCGCTCCACCGTGCGCGGCGAAGCGCGCGGAGAGGCCCGCGGCGAAGCCCGCACGCGCGGCAGCCAGAGGGTCGATCGCCGTTCGGGCCGGGTTTCGGCCGATCGTTCGATCGATACCGATGTCACCGCGGCGACGAGCGATTTGCTCGAAACGCCGCTGGGTTCCACCCGCGGCTCGGCCTCGGGCAATGCCGCCGCGTCGGGCTCGGGCCGCGCGGAAGCGCAGCTCGTCGGCACGGACGCCGTGGGCGCCGTTGCCGGTGAAGGCGTCCAGCAGGTGCGCGGCGGTGTCGCCGCCGTCCGCAATGTCGCCGTGCCCGCCGCGACCGGGGCGCGCGATAGCGCAACCGGCGTCGCGGGCCAGGCCATGGGCGCTGCCAGCGCGGCCGGGTCGGCCAGCGGCAGCGGTTCCGCCGCGGGCGAGGGTTCGGCGAACGGCCTTGGCGGCGTGTTCGCAGCCGCCGGCAGCGCGGCCGCCGCGGGCGAAGGCGCCTTCGCGGTCGCGCCCGGGATGCCGGTCGTCGCGCCGGACGGTGCGACAGTCGGCACGGTGAGCCAGGTGGTGAGCGATTCGCGCGGCCGGGTCGAGCAGGTGATCGTCGAGACGCGGGGCCGCGATCTCGCGATTCCCGCCGGCAACCTCGCCGCCGGTGCCGATGCGCTGGTGATCGCGCAGGGCGCGGGTTCGGTCGCCGCCACCGACGACTGA
- a CDS encoding c-type cytochrome produces MRTVERVLGHAAALACAVTLAACKQPPGSRYTFDSSVREHGRKVIERAGCAACHEIPGIDWPEGRTGPSLAGFDDIGPIAGALPNTPANLARFVRDAPSAKLGSTMPPMPISAEEAHAVAAYLYGLDGD; encoded by the coding sequence ATGAGAACTGTCGAACGGGTATTGGGACACGCCGCGGCACTCGCCTGCGCAGTCACCCTGGCCGCGTGCAAGCAGCCGCCGGGATCGCGCTATACTTTCGATTCCTCCGTGCGCGAACACGGGCGCAAGGTGATCGAGCGGGCGGGGTGCGCCGCTTGCCACGAAATTCCCGGAATCGACTGGCCCGAAGGGCGCACCGGCCCGTCTCTCGCGGGATTCGACGATATCGGCCCGATCGCGGGCGCGCTGCCCAACACGCCGGCCAATCTCGCCCGCTTCGTGCGCGACGCGCCGTCGGCAAAGCTTGGATCGACAATGCCGCCCATGCCGATTTCGGCCGAGGAAGCCCACGCCGTGGCGGCTTATCTCTACGGGCTCGACGGTGATTGA
- a CDS encoding cytochrome c oxidase subunit II yields MIEALWGWPPPVFDPAGPYASSVTTLAWVLLAMGLAVTAIVVAALWIALRGPASLKRKLGGEKTVWIGGVAFPAVVLTALLIWGLTLTAALTEDITGDEMRVRVTGEMWWFRVEYLDREGNVVVADANELHLPVGKPVVIELQSADVIHSFWVPHLSGKKDMIPGRTTLLRVQADRAGRFGGVCAEYCGGPHALMGFVAIAHEEGEYRTWLAGRARRQAAPALPGASAGRRLFMDSGCAACHRVAGTEATGLAGPDLTHVGSRETLGAGILPNNRGTMIGWIGDSQSIKPGNRMPSYDMLSADELEAIAIWLEQQK; encoded by the coding sequence GTGATTGAGGCGCTCTGGGGATGGCCGCCGCCGGTGTTCGATCCGGCCGGGCCCTATGCCTCCAGCGTGACCACGCTGGCCTGGGTCCTGCTCGCGATGGGGCTGGCGGTGACCGCGATCGTCGTCGCCGCGCTGTGGATCGCGCTGCGCGGCCCCGCTTCGCTGAAGCGGAAGCTGGGCGGCGAAAAGACCGTGTGGATCGGCGGCGTGGCTTTCCCGGCCGTGGTTCTGACCGCGTTGCTGATCTGGGGCCTGACGCTCACCGCCGCGCTGACCGAGGACATAACGGGCGATGAGATGCGCGTGCGCGTGACGGGGGAGATGTGGTGGTTCCGCGTCGAATATCTTGATCGCGAAGGCAATGTCGTGGTGGCCGACGCGAACGAGCTGCACCTGCCGGTGGGCAAGCCGGTGGTGATCGAGCTGCAATCGGCCGACGTGATCCACAGTTTCTGGGTCCCCCACCTTTCGGGCAAGAAGGACATGATCCCCGGGCGCACGACGCTGCTCAGGGTGCAGGCCGACCGGGCCGGCCGCTTCGGCGGCGTGTGCGCCGAATATTGCGGCGGCCCGCACGCGCTGATGGGCTTCGTCGCGATCGCGCACGAGGAGGGCGAATACCGCACCTGGCTTGCCGGCCGGGCGCGGCGGCAGGCGGCCCCGGCTCTGCCCGGCGCCAGCGCGGGTCGCCGGCTGTTCATGGACAGCGGCTGCGCGGCCTGCCACCGCGTTGCGGGAACCGAGGCCACCGGCCTGGCAGGCCCGGACCTGACCCATGTGGGCAGCCGCGAGACGCTGGGCGCCGGTATCCTGCCCAACAACCGCGGCACGATGATCGGCTGGATCGGCGACAGCCAGTCGATCAAGCCGGGCAATCGCATGCCCAGCTACGACATGCTTTCGGCCGACGAGCTGGAGGCTATCGCAATCTGGCTCGAGCAGCAGAAATGA
- a CDS encoding cbb3-type cytochrome c oxidase subunit I has protein sequence MKSETGFDHDLYRLFPTHRPRPEGEVEELERIWDNPKGWGLLTVVNNNYIGFFYVATAFLFFLLAGILALGMRVQLAAPLQEFLPQETYNQFFTMHGTVMMFLFAVPMVEAIGIMLLPQMLAARDLPFPRLSAYAFWAYFVGGLCFFASLFVGLAPDGGWFMYPPLTSIAYSPGINTDFWLLGIGFIEISAIAGAIEIIVGVLRTRAPGMTLDRMPMFAWAMLVFAVMIVIAFPSVILGTLLLELERAFNWPFFDPTRGGDPLLWPHLFWFFGHPEVYIIFLPAAGLMSMMVATVARTPLVGYRLNVLALVATGFISFGVWAHHMFTTDMPRVSAGYFSAASMAVSLPAGIQVFCWIATLAAGRIRWSVPALFVVGSILIFVMGGLTGVMVGMVPFDWQVHDTYFIVAHLHYVLLGGMVFPMFAAFYHWNGMTSRNPLSERLGRWVFWLMFTGLHITFLPMHLTGFMGMPRRVYTYLPDRGLDLLNLVSTLGAFTIAAGVLLFLFDLARNFRFTTDHDAGNVYGGGTLEWLPTGMYSTRSIPLVKSREPLWDDPAICDDVAAGRYFLPNSVTGLRETIITSPVNAEPQYLQLMPGPSPWPVGAAAFTAFFFLSLTVQAYAFAWFSGVVATVCVLRWLWETDRPIGQKSADIGAGIIVPIAITGPHSHGWWALNTLIVVMGMIAVMGGFSYLYLYGIHPEVWIDAPPLHQTLLVAGLLVAAMALAWAARRLLARHEAGVFPGQGPWLTAAASALVTTGALYLDVSGWQAAGLAPAASGQGATVFAMLAYQGCLAAVGIVMALYLGLRSGRGLLTTPTNVTMDVVGRFLFYAAAQGLALSLLMRLIPG, from the coding sequence ATGAAGTCCGAAACCGGCTTCGACCACGATCTCTATCGGCTGTTTCCCACCCATCGTCCACGCCCCGAAGGCGAAGTGGAGGAGCTGGAGCGGATCTGGGACAATCCGAAGGGCTGGGGCCTGCTGACGGTCGTCAATAACAATTACATCGGGTTTTTCTACGTCGCGACGGCGTTTCTGTTTTTCCTGCTGGCGGGGATTCTTGCGCTGGGTATGCGGGTGCAGCTGGCCGCGCCGCTGCAGGAATTTCTGCCGCAGGAAACCTACAACCAGTTCTTCACCATGCACGGCACGGTGATGATGTTCCTGTTCGCGGTGCCGATGGTGGAAGCGATCGGCATCATGCTGCTGCCGCAGATGCTGGCCGCGCGCGACCTGCCGTTCCCGCGCCTTTCGGCCTATGCCTTCTGGGCCTATTTCGTCGGCGGCTTGTGCTTCTTCGCCTCGCTCTTCGTCGGCCTTGCACCCGATGGCGGGTGGTTCATGTATCCGCCGCTGACCTCGATCGCCTACAGCCCCGGGATCAACACCGATTTCTGGCTGCTGGGGATCGGCTTTATCGAAATCAGCGCGATCGCCGGCGCGATCGAGATCATCGTCGGCGTCCTGCGCACGCGCGCGCCGGGCATGACGCTGGACCGGATGCCGATGTTCGCCTGGGCGATGCTGGTGTTCGCCGTGATGATCGTGATCGCTTTCCCCAGCGTGATCCTGGGCACGCTGCTGCTGGAGCTGGAGCGGGCCTTCAACTGGCCGTTCTTCGATCCGACGCGCGGCGGCGATCCGCTGTTGTGGCCGCACCTGTTCTGGTTCTTCGGCCACCCGGAAGTCTACATCATCTTCCTGCCCGCCGCCGGGTTGATGAGCATGATGGTGGCCACCGTCGCGCGGACCCCGCTGGTCGGCTATCGCCTCAACGTCCTGGCGCTGGTGGCGACCGGGTTCATCAGCTTCGGCGTCTGGGCGCACCATATGTTCACGACCGACATGCCGCGCGTGTCGGCCGGCTATTTCAGCGCGGCGAGCATGGCCGTCAGCCTGCCCGCCGGAATTCAGGTGTTCTGCTGGATCGCCACGCTTGCAGCGGGCAGGATACGCTGGTCGGTTCCCGCGCTGTTCGTGGTCGGCTCCATCCTCATTTTCGTGATGGGCGGGCTGACCGGGGTGATGGTCGGCATGGTGCCGTTCGACTGGCAGGTCCACGATACCTACTTCATTGTCGCACACCTCCATTATGTGCTGCTGGGCGGCATGGTCTTCCCGATGTTCGCCGCGTTCTATCACTGGAACGGGATGACCAGCCGCAATCCGCTCAGCGAGCGGCTGGGGCGATGGGTCTTCTGGCTGATGTTCACCGGCCTCCATATCACTTTCCTGCCGATGCACCTGACCGGGTTCATGGGCATGCCCCGCCGCGTCTATACTTATCTGCCCGACCGCGGGCTGGACCTGCTGAACCTGGTTTCGACGCTCGGCGCCTTCACGATCGCCGCCGGGGTCCTGCTGTTCCTGTTCGACCTGGCGCGCAATTTCCGCTTCACGACCGATCACGACGCGGGCAATGTCTACGGCGGCGGGACGCTGGAATGGCTGCCGACGGGGATGTATTCGACCCGCTCGATTCCCCTCGTGAAAAGCCGCGAGCCGCTGTGGGACGATCCGGCGATCTGCGACGACGTGGCCGCGGGCAGATATTTTCTGCCCAACAGCGTTACCGGCCTGCGCGAAACGATCATCACCTCGCCGGTCAATGCCGAGCCGCAATACCTCCAGCTCATGCCCGGGCCTTCGCCCTGGCCGGTCGGGGCGGCTGCGTTCACGGCATTCTTCTTCCTGTCGCTGACCGTGCAGGCCTATGCCTTCGCCTGGTTCAGCGGGGTGGTGGCGACGGTCTGCGTGCTGCGCTGGCTGTGGGAAACCGACCGGCCGATCGGGCAGAAGAGCGCAGACATCGGCGCGGGGATCATCGTGCCGATCGCCATTACCGGCCCGCACAGCCACGGCTGGTGGGCGCTGAACACCCTGATCGTGGTCATGGGCATGATCGCGGTGATGGGCGGTTTCAGCTATCTCTACCTCTACGGCATTCACCCGGAGGTCTGGATCGACGCGCCGCCGCTGCACCAGACATTGCTGGTTGCGGGGTTGCTGGTTGCCGCGATGGCGCTGGCCTGGGCGGCTCGCCGCCTGCTGGCCCGCCACGAAGCGGGCGTGTTCCCGGGGCAGGGGCCCTGGCTGACCGCGGCCGCCAGCGCGCTCGTGACGACGGGTGCACTCTATCTCGACGTGTCGGGGTGGCAGGCGGCGGGCCTTGCTCCGGCGGCCAGCGGGCAAGGGGCTACCGTTTTCGCAATGCTCGCCTATCAGGGATGCCTGGCCGCGGTCGGCATCGTCATGGCGCTCTATCTCGGGTTGCGCAGCGGCCGCGGGCTGCTGACCACGCCGACGAACGTGACCATGGACGTGGTCGGGCGGTTCCTGTTCTACGCCGCCGCACAGGGCCTGGCGCTGAGCCTTCTCATGCGGCTGATCCCGGGGTGA
- a CDS encoding S8 family serine peptidase: MLRIFLISAALFLLAGPLAAQIALPGVQVPRVGDVVGPLTDEIDARLDRTTRLATRLAQDRLRDIDRFVRRHDDLVERDANGDPARRGELLVLDADRAMLDRARAAGYRVVETGEIGGLGIPFARLGTPAKSDLAEAERDLARLLPDATVSADTLYFQSGAATPPPLPMASRAAAAAGGQGAGVPVGVIDGAPGKAVPVAAVRGFAEGAPIASNHGSAVASLLASAGAGPIHVADVYGTDKAGGNALAIARGLGWLTGQGSRVVVVSLVGPNNPVLRRAVDAARAKGVVVVAAVGNGGPAAPLAYPASYDGVVSVTAVDRRRRALIEAGRARDLDYAAPGADVFGLNAKGKRVRLRGTSFATPLAAARVARALPAGPNWRAVLDEEAIDLGRKGRDDTFGRGLLCAGCRGY, encoded by the coding sequence ATGCTCAGAATTTTCCTCATCTCGGCCGCGCTTTTTCTGCTCGCGGGTCCGCTCGCGGCGCAGATCGCGCTGCCGGGGGTGCAGGTTCCGCGCGTGGGCGATGTGGTCGGCCCCCTGACGGACGAGATCGATGCGCGGCTGGATCGCACGACCCGGCTTGCCACACGCCTGGCGCAGGACCGGCTGCGGGATATCGACCGGTTCGTGCGCCGTCACGATGATCTGGTGGAGCGCGACGCCAACGGCGATCCCGCGCGGCGCGGCGAACTGCTGGTGCTCGACGCCGACCGCGCGATGCTCGACCGCGCCCGGGCCGCCGGATACCGCGTCGTCGAAACGGGCGAGATCGGCGGGCTGGGCATTCCTTTCGCCCGGCTCGGCACGCCCGCGAAGAGCGACCTGGCGGAGGCAGAGCGCGATCTTGCGCGGCTGCTGCCCGATGCTACCGTTTCGGCCGATACGCTCTATTTCCAGTCGGGCGCCGCGACGCCCCCGCCGCTCCCGATGGCCAGCCGCGCGGCTGCCGCCGCCGGCGGGCAGGGCGCGGGCGTGCCGGTGGGCGTGATCGACGGCGCCCCGGGCAAGGCCGTGCCGGTTGCCGCCGTCCGCGGCTTCGCGGAAGGCGCGCCGATCGCCAGCAACCACGGCAGCGCGGTCGCCTCGCTGCTCGCTTCCGCCGGGGCCGGGCCGATCCATGTGGCCGACGTCTACGGCACCGACAAGGCCGGGGGGAACGCGCTCGCGATCGCCCGCGGCCTGGGGTGGCTGACCGGGCAGGGCAGCCGGGTGGTCGTCGTCAGCCTGGTCGGACCGAACAATCCCGTGCTCCGGCGTGCGGTCGACGCTGCGCGGGCGAAAGGCGTGGTGGTCGTGGCCGCGGTCGGAAACGGCGGACCGGCCGCGCCGCTGGCCTATCCCGCAAGCTACGACGGGGTCGTCTCCGTCACCGCGGTCGACCGTCGGCGCCGCGCATTGATCGAGGCGGGGCGCGCGCGCGATCTCGACTATGCCGCCCCCGGGGCGGACGTTTTCGGGCTGAACGCGAAGGGCAAGCGTGTCCGCCTGCGCGGAACCTCCTTCGCCACCCCGCTGGCCGCCGCGCGCGTCGCGCGCGCTCTGCCAGCGGGCCCGAACTGGCGCGCCGTGCTCGACGAGGAGGCGATCGATCTCGGGCGCAAGGGGCGCGACGACACGTTCGGCCGCGGCCTCCTGTGCGCCGGGTGCCGCGGATACTGA
- a CDS encoding sigma-70 family RNA polymerase sigma factor: protein MDAAAVFQPHRPMLLRVAYRMLGSVADAEDVVQECFIRWLDTDRAPVQRPEAFLRRIVTRLCLDQLKSARRRRETYVGPWLPDPVIEPDEPEDVTLPLMLALERLSPLERAAFLLHDVFGESYQAIAAVLERDAAACRQLAARARAHVREARPRFAVDRSKGLAIAEEFFAASRSGDIAALGALLASDVTVHSDGGGKRPAAIVPVIGRQQVLQLHKALAIIFAKHPSQLLETAVINGLPGFVTRESDGELQTTAFEIDDGRIAAIYVMRNPDKLRHLDTWRRASAGPGAHANLPPRMD from the coding sequence GTGGACGCGGCTGCGGTATTTCAGCCGCACCGTCCCATGCTGCTGCGCGTGGCCTACCGGATGCTCGGCTCGGTTGCCGATGCCGAGGACGTGGTGCAGGAATGCTTCATACGCTGGCTCGACACCGACCGCGCGCCGGTGCAGCGGCCCGAGGCGTTCCTGCGCCGCATCGTTACCCGGCTCTGCCTCGACCAGCTCAAGTCCGCGCGGCGCCGGCGGGAAACCTATGTCGGGCCGTGGCTTCCCGATCCGGTGATCGAGCCGGACGAGCCGGAGGACGTCACCCTGCCGCTCATGCTGGCTCTGGAGCGTCTGTCGCCGCTCGAACGGGCGGCGTTCCTGCTGCACGACGTCTTCGGCGAAAGCTACCAGGCGATTGCCGCGGTTCTGGAGCGCGATGCGGCGGCCTGCCGGCAGCTTGCCGCGCGCGCTCGTGCCCATGTCCGCGAGGCGCGCCCTCGCTTCGCGGTCGACCGCAGCAAGGGGCTGGCCATCGCGGAGGAGTTTTTCGCCGCTTCGCGCAGTGGGGATATCGCAGCGCTCGGCGCCTTGCTCGCCAGCGATGTCACCGTGCATTCCGACGGTGGCGGGAAACGCCCGGCCGCGATCGTGCCGGTGATCGGGCGGCAACAGGTTCTGCAATTGCACAAGGCGCTGGCGATCATTTTCGCCAAGCACCCGTCGCAACTGCTCGAAACCGCGGTGATCAACGGATTGCCCGGTTTCGTCACGCGCGAGAGCGACGGCGAGCTTCAGACGACCGCCTTCGAGATTGACGACGGGCGGATCGCGGCGATCTACGTCATGCGCAACCCGGACAAGCTGCGCCATCTCGACACCTGGCGGCGCGCTTCGGCCGGGCCGGGCGCACATGCAAATTTGCCGCCGAGGATGGATTAA
- a CDS encoding cytochrome c oxidase assembly protein: MAVSPPAWHPYCGVAPVPDAWWASWNPDPVLFAAIGLAGVVWWRRNGRDRATRKPAAAALAVMLLLFVTPLCALSSALFTARVVHHVLLATLLAPLLVAAFDIRRVPGSLAAWTAIQALVFWAWHLPAAYSAALSSDAVFWAMQLSITLSAALWWAKVLRAEAGAAVLSLLATMVQMGLLGAILTFAGRAYYAPHWLTTQPWGLSPMEDQQIAGIVMWAPASAIYLLCALAILYRSFAAEPAR; this comes from the coding sequence ATGGCTGTGTCTCCTCCCGCGTGGCATCCCTATTGCGGCGTTGCGCCGGTGCCCGACGCATGGTGGGCAAGCTGGAACCCCGATCCCGTGCTGTTCGCCGCGATCGGCCTGGCCGGCGTCGTATGGTGGCGTCGCAACGGCCGCGACCGGGCGACCCGCAAGCCGGCAGCCGCGGCGCTGGCCGTCATGCTGCTGCTGTTCGTCACGCCGCTCTGCGCCCTGAGTTCGGCCCTCTTCACCGCGCGCGTGGTGCATCACGTTCTGCTGGCGACCCTGCTGGCGCCGCTGCTGGTGGCCGCGTTCGATATCCGCCGCGTGCCCGGATCGCTGGCCGCATGGACCGCGATCCAGGCGCTCGTCTTCTGGGCCTGGCATCTGCCGGCGGCCTATTCCGCCGCGCTCTCCAGCGATGCGGTGTTCTGGGCGATGCAGCTTTCGATTACGCTTAGCGCCGCGCTCTGGTGGGCGAAAGTGCTTCGTGCCGAGGCGGGCGCCGCCGTCCTCTCGTTGCTCGCGACAATGGTGCAGATGGGCCTTCTCGGCGCGATCCTCACATTCGCGGGTCGCGCCTATTATGCACCGCACTGGCTGACGACACAGCCCTGGGGGCTTTCGCCGATGGAGGACCAGCAGATCGCCGGCATCGTCATGTGGGCGCCGGCATCGGCGATCTACCTGCTTTGCGCCCTGGCGATCCTCTACCGCTCGTTCGCGGCAGAACCGGCCCGATGA